In Sphingomonas sp. JUb134, the sequence GGGGCTGAGCCTGTCGAAGCCCCGTATCGAAGCACCGCGACCGGTCCTTCGATACGCCATTTCGACTACGCTCAATGGCTACTCAGGACGAACGGGTACCCCCAATGGCATCACCCGCGCATCGCCTCGCAGAAATGCTTGCGGCACAGTGCGATGTAGCGGTCGTTGCCGCCGATCTCGGTTTGCGCGCCCTGAGTCACGGCGCGCCCCAGCACATCGACGCGCAAATTCATGGTCGCCTTGCGCCCGCACACGCACACCGACTTGATCTCCACCAGCGCGTCGGCGATCGCGAGCAGCCGTGCCGATCCCGGGAACAGCACGCCCTGAAAGTCGGTACGCAGGCCATAGGCGAGCACCGGCACGTTCAGCTCGTCGGCCACCCGCGCGAGCTGGTCCACCTGCTCCGCCGAGAGGAACTGCGCCTCGTCCACCAGCACGCAGCCGACCGGCGCGGGCTCGGCAGCGACGGCGGCGTGAAGGTCGGTTGCGGCATCGAACATCGCCGCCGGCGCCGACAG encodes:
- a CDS encoding thymidine kinase, with product MAKLYFYYASMNAGKSTTLLQADFNYRERGLTTLLFTAALDDRAGAGTIGSRIGLSAPAAMFDAATDLHAAVAAEPAPVGCVLVDEAQFLSAEQVDQLARVADELNVPVLAYGLRTDFQGVLFPGSARLLAIADALVEIKSVCVCGRKATMNLRVDVLGRAVTQGAQTEIGGNDRYIALCRKHFCEAMRG